One genomic segment of Desulfovibrio sp. JC010 includes these proteins:
- the xrtD gene encoding VPLPA-CTERM-specific exosortase XrtD, whose amino-acid sequence MAAVFSFISVLAAWIALYWDSFPPLLRRWNTDDYSYCWLVVPLALYVAWQRKDLLPKVITPSAGSAYAALLLTGVLFFLGKASAVDALVFVSMWLCVVALVLFIYGWRSMKAFFFPLLVLAFAVPPPPFINRTLTFKLRLISSDISVRIMQFIDIPVFREGNVIDLGVIQLHVVDACSGLRYVFPTILLGILMGYWFNTRTWQRVLVILATVPTAIFTNALRIAIVGYLARNVSVETAESFFHDASGIVIYLLSIVLLAACSLLLNLIGGRKPEQRAGSRPGYYGQPAGRALHVFLMAVVLGVYFAGNMYLLSGRVVPQRVSFDNFPMALGDYAGKREYYGENILKSLGSDDYLAGVFRDDKSGRDILVLVTYYDYQEPQRAAHNPVSCLLGGGGWSLASSRDIPADPEKGLPFRVRRLLLDKPGERLLAFYWFQQRGRVITDEYMNKIYLALDSITRRRTDGALVRVELLLRDNESVEQGQKVLENFIKSFSSKLKPYIPE is encoded by the coding sequence GTGGCAGCTGTTTTTTCTTTTATATCTGTTCTGGCAGCATGGATTGCTCTCTACTGGGATTCTTTTCCGCCTCTTTTGCGGCGTTGGAATACGGATGATTATTCTTACTGCTGGCTGGTTGTGCCCCTTGCCCTTTATGTTGCATGGCAACGGAAGGATTTACTTCCGAAAGTCATTACCCCGTCGGCCGGGTCGGCTTATGCTGCCCTGCTGCTGACCGGGGTTTTGTTTTTTTTGGGCAAGGCTTCAGCAGTAGACGCGCTGGTTTTTGTTTCCATGTGGCTTTGCGTGGTGGCGCTGGTTCTGTTCATTTACGGCTGGCGGTCCATGAAAGCGTTCTTTTTTCCGCTTCTTGTGCTCGCTTTTGCCGTGCCACCGCCGCCGTTCATCAACAGAACGCTTACCTTCAAGCTGCGCCTTATTTCATCCGATATTTCAGTGCGCATAATGCAGTTCATTGATATCCCGGTGTTCAGGGAAGGAAATGTCATTGATCTGGGAGTGATCCAGCTGCATGTGGTGGATGCCTGCAGCGGGTTGCGCTATGTTTTTCCGACTATTCTGCTCGGTATTCTGATGGGCTACTGGTTCAATACCCGCACATGGCAGCGGGTGCTGGTTATCCTTGCTACAGTGCCAACGGCAATTTTCACCAATGCCCTGCGTATTGCTATTGTCGGTTATCTGGCCCGTAATGTTTCCGTGGAGACTGCGGAGAGTTTTTTTCACGATGCTTCCGGTATTGTTATTTACCTGCTTTCAATTGTTCTGCTGGCCGCATGCAGCCTGCTGCTGAATTTGATCGGCGGGCGAAAACCGGAACAGCGTGCCGGATCGCGCCCCGGATATTACGGTCAGCCCGCCGGTAGGGCATTGCATGTTTTTCTTATGGCTGTGGTGCTCGGTGTCTATTTCGCCGGGAATATGTATCTGCTTTCCGGGCGGGTGGTGCCGCAGCGCGTGAGCTTTGATAATTTCCCCATGGCTTTGGGGGATTACGCCGGTAAGCGGGAGTATTACGGCGAGAACATTCTTAAATCCCTTGGCTCTGATGATTATCTTGCCGGGGTTTTCCGCGATGATAAGTCCGGGCGGGATATTCTGGTTCTGGTAACCTACTATGATTATCAGGAGCCGCAGCGCGCGGCTCACAATCCGGTCAGCTGCCTGCTGGGTGGAGGGGGCTGGAGCCTTGCTTCATCGCGGGATATTCCTGCTGATCCTGAGAAAGGACTTCCTTTCCGGGTGCGCAGGCTGCTTCTGGATAAACCGGGTGAGCGGTTGCTGGCATTCTACTGGTTCCAGCAGCGGGGCCGGGTGATTACGGACGAGTATATGAATAAAATTTATCTGGCTCTTGATTCCATCACCCGCCGGCGCACGGACGGCGCGCTGGTTCGCGTGGAGTTGCTGCTGCGGGACAATGAAAGTGTGGAGCAGGGCCAGAAGGTTCTGGAGAATTTTATTAAGAGCTTTTCATCAAAGCTTAAACCTTATATTCCTGAATAG